The Leishmania mexicana MHOM/GT/2001/U1103 complete genome, chromosome 29 DNA window CCAGCGTTGGCAACGAAGCAGGTGGCAAGCaggctggcggcgcagcggggaAGCGTTTGAAGAGCGTGACACCGGCTGCCGCGAAATCCAAAGGGAAGGTGGCGGCCGGGCTCACGGCTCTCCCCGACGGTGCCCGACACATTGGGGGGACGGCGCTATCGTTTGTTCCACTTCTTGCAAGCTCCACAATGGACGTCTCTGTGTCGCTCGCCGCGGGTTCACTCGTCGATGCCGACGACTGCCTGAGCTTCCGCGTGCGTTGCCACGAttcactgctgctgtctgcGCAGTGCATGTCTCAGTGTCGTCCAGTGTTGGTGCGTGTATACGGCGTCGCGGGACTGCCCACCTTGAAGTCCACATCTGACTCCTCACTCACAAAGGACATAACTGAAGCTGCGACTGCCGATTCACGCCGTCGTCTGCGCGCTTGTGTCACGCTGGCAGGGAGATGCGTGACGGCACCCATACTGCCGATTACACCTGCAATCTCCGCCGATGAGGCCGTGGCCCCGTCCTCGTCCCCGTCACACAGCCCGACGGCCAATTTCCACGATCACATTCTCTTTTTGCATGAGTTGGGCACACCCCTCGACGTGTACCGGAAACTCTACAGCACACCATGCGAGGTGTCGCTGTGGCAATCCTTCGAGATGGATGCTCAGGGGACGgtggcagccgctgcaggcgccacctcgccgccggAGAAGAGCACAGAGGTCTTacttggcagcggcagctttTCGGTGCGCGACTTTTTGACAGACGATCAAACACGCTTTTCTGagacggtgcagctgctgcctgGTCGCTCCACGGTGAACCTTGCAAAGGATTGCACATGCCTCACCACCGGCTGTAGCGTTTCCGTACGCCTTGACTTTTTCCAGCCCTTCACCCCTCTGCAACATGTTGACCAGGAGGGGAAGCCGCTGCCCCGAAAGGCCTTCTTGACgcgtgcgcttgtgcgcctGCCGTACGCGGCTCCGTGGATGGCCGACTTTCTGACGGTCCTCCTGCGCGAGGTCAcggcgctgcctcgcgccACGGAGGACGTGCAGCTTTAtctaccgccgccgccgccaccgccacccgccGAAACCGCGGAGAAGGAAAAGTCAACTGGGGGACGCAACGGCACCACCCACGTCCGCGGCGCGGCACCGCCTGccgcttcctcttcctcgaaGCGACCAggtagcggcagcgggaaTCGCAAGGCGGGCAAGGCAATCGGACGCCCTTCCCCACCAGACCTCGTGCCAGCCCCGCCATTGCCGTCTTTCGCAGGCGAACTGAAGGTGTACTCGCCGCCGGGGCTCAGCGGATTCGAGGTGGCGGACGGAGAGGAACGTCTGTGGTGCTTTGAGGCGACGGTGCCCGAATTGCAACGTGTGCTCAGACAGCTCGGCAGTTTTGCGGAGGCTCGTGGCGGTGCGACGTCACAGGTGCATATGTATTTCAACGCTGAACTGTttgtgccgcagcgcgcctACGTGAAGTTCCCGCCATTGGTGGTTCCACCAGCGGGAATGGCAGccacatcaccgccacccagCGAGGCCGATGACGCGTCGGTAGCCTTGGAGGTGGAGCCGAGCGGAACGGGCGGACGACTTCACCGCATTCGCCTCCGTAGCACTGTTGGCGCCTTGTGCCAGAAGCAGTCCCACTACGTCCGCCACAACCTCTCCGATGACTGCCTGCAGTGCCTGCTCTCcttggcagcgctgctgagggCTGCGTCGATGCGGGAGGCCGAGATGCGAGGCTGGATGCCGTCCGCGACACTTCTCATCGCCGCAGAGCGTACCTTTGGTCAAACTCTAGAAAAGGAAGACTTGTTCGGCGTCACCTTTCCCACCCCCGCTGCATCGCAGACCGCAGTGGTGACGTCGATCGCTATGGATGATACCACGGATAGCGCGTCTGAGAGCaacgccagcggcgccgttgcaTCCCTGATGGCTGAGGCAGCAGTAGGGTCGGTCGTGTTTTTTGACGGTATGCTCAAGGCTGGGACTCGCCGCCCTGTGCCCGCCGCCGTTCTCCAGCGCTTCCCTGTCTCATTTTGGATGGTGGTGACAAAAACGAAGGAAGAGGTGCTGTGCACCTTCCCACACAACACCCCCACCGGCCTCGTACAGTACCACATCGAGGGACAGGTAGTGCGGTTCTCCGCTGTGACGTTGCTCTACGTGCTTAAGTGCGTGTGCCTTGCGCGTAGTGTCACACAGAGCCAAAACGCGGCCTACGAGCTCGTCTTGCGCCAGCGTCAGCGCGagcagcacgcgctgcaACTGGCGAGGATGGCATCATCGGCGACCGGCAAGTTcatggcggtgcggcgggcCTCAGCGGATGCCGTGGGGAATAGCAGAGACGCCTTGCACTGTAGTGTAGACAAGACTCGCGGCTCTGCCGTCGGCCAAGTACGCGGAACGGACTCCAgtgacgaggatggcgctgAAGAGGCGGACTGGCTAGACTCCATGGACCGGTACTTATACACGTCTCCTGCTTTCCCAAGCAGGTCATCAGCGCTGTCACGGCGCTTGCAGACGGATCGCGCGAGCTCTCACAAGACGTCCGTTCACACGACCCAACACAGACAAGTACCAGGCGTTGCCGCCTCGCTCACGGAGCTCACATACGACGATCTGTGGCGCATGTACGAGCAGCGCGCCCCCacctcggcgacggcggcacctgCACGCGGCCAAGAAAAGCTGCCACCCATCCGATTTTGatagggaagagggagacagcGGTCCTGCCCCAcatccccctttttttctcttcgcCTACTGATGTACACTATAGGCATGACGAAGCGCGTTGTGCTTCCCACTGCCACCACACATTGTGTGGCTTTGCCGCGTCTCTTCTTTTGGCCGGTCAAGTTCTTGTGCACTAGCTTCCCGTTTCCATCCCCGCTTTAGCTCGTgtttgtgtatgtgcgtggtGTATATATGTGTTTTCTCTGTAAAACGTCTTCCGGATTTTGCTTGAGATGCTGCAAAGGTGTCAATGGGTCGACGTCTATCTTGCCACCTTCTCCCACCTTTTCTTCTCCAGCGCTTCGCGCGCGAGAGCTCAGTGCAGCAAGAGAAGACCGTATAAAAAGAAGAGAACTGTCGCACGCGGACGAGCGCGGCGTGATGCTGCTGTTCAGCAGAGTCGAGCTCCCGCTCTGAGGCCCGTCGCTTCGCATATGACTCCcgacggagaagagaggggtgCCTTGCTCGTGTCTGCGCCTGCTTCTAGACGTGTACAGGCGCTTCGCTGCTGTACACAGCTTCGTTGTTGGCGTCACTTTTCCGTGCCACATTGGtcctctcttttcctcttGACTTGATTGCACGCTTCAAAATGTCTGCTCTGCTCCCCCTGCGCGTTCGTTCTCCAACTCTGTGCCAGTCTTCACCCTTCCCCCGGTTTCTCTCTCGGTTCTTCGTGCCGTCGCACTTTGCAcgcggcctccgcctccccgcCCCACCTTGCACTTGCCCTCCACATCCGTTCCGCTGcggtgcttctctctctgtcttttgCGGTATGCCAACGCCTCAGGATTTGTATTTTTTCATCGGTGCCTACTCTCTTCGCTTCttctccgtgcgtgtgtgctctgtGCCAGACTTGTGGTGGTGCTTCTCCGTCTGTGTCTTTTattctcctcttcttccctcctcctcggccccTGCCTTTACGGACACAGTCCCACGTGCAAACATACTCCCATTGCACCCGGCAACAGTCCTGGGGCCAACTCCGCCTCTTTGCACCCcgtcctccctcgctcttcttTTCCGTCTTCCGCATCGGAGAGATCGAAAGAAcggacgagcaggcgcactGACATCAGTGACATACGTAAACACGCACAAAATGAAAGTCATCCTGAAAACAATTACTGGAAAGCAGCACGAGGTGGATGTGGAGGCGACCTCAACCATCCTCGATGTGaagaagctgctggaggacgagTACGAGccagcgtcgctgcggctgtgcttCAAtggcgccgtgctggaggacAGCAAAATGCTGGCGGATGCTGGTATCAAAGACAACGACTCGCTTGTGCTCGCCGGGCGAAAGCGAAAGATCCCGAagccgccagcaccgcaaTCAGCGGAGCCATcaaagacggaggcggcgccggagaGTAGCGCACCTGCATCTTCTGctacgccgccaccggcgatGTCCACGCCTGTTTTGGCCACAACGTCCCCCGCTACCTCGGCTACCCCCGTTGACCCACCAGCGCCCGCTGTTCCTACTGCCGCtacagctcctgcagctcctgtcGCTTCTACGACCCCAGCGGCCCCTGCTgttcctgctgcgcctgctgcctcCGTAACGAACACATATGGTGTGGCCCCCAACCTGATCGACGAGGTGGCGTCGATGGGCTTCGAGGACCGCAATCAAATTGCTTTGGCGTTGCGCGCCGCTTTCATGAACGTCGAGCGTGCCGTGGAGTACCTCTTCGAAGGCATCCCTCCTCACCTTGTGGAGGAGCTTGCGCCCTTCAGCGCTCCTGCCCCACCCGCAGCGGCCCCGGGAGCACTGAATCCGTCCGCGTCTTCGGCAaccgcggccgcgccggtgTCGGCCTCTCCAGCGTCCGCAAccacgccatccaccaccgAGTCGGAGATGCGCGCTGCCCTCTCGCGCATCCCGCAGTTTGACGAAATCCGTATCCTGTACAACCAAAACACAGACACGCTCCCAGTGGTGATGCAGCAGATCGCGCTGCGTCACCCGGCTATATACGAGCAGATCGAGCGCGATCCGGAGACATTCCTGTCTATCATGGCTGAGTCAGGGCAGCCGGGGACTGCGAGCGCTCCGTCCGGttccgccgcgccgtcgacAGGACAGGCTGTCGTGGGTGACGCGGAAGGGAGCAGCTTCATGAATCAGCTGCAGAGCGGGCTCGAGTTGACTGCCGAGGAtcgcacggcggtgcagcagctcgttgAGTTGGGAGGTGGCATGTGGGACGAGCAGAGCGCTGTGCTAGTCTACCTTGCTACCCAGCGCAATCaagaggtggcggcgagtGTCTTGTTCGAGCACGGCGGTGTTCCGGCAGAGTTGCTGGCGGAGATTGCCACCCAAATGGTcgatgaggaggcggaggactACGAGGATGAGCAATgatgggagagagaggggtagCTGCTCTCGACGCCTTTGGATGGTGCTCATTGGGCTGCCGCTTTTACATAGTTTCCCGTGGCACTGTTTTCTCGCGAATACCTGTATCCATCCTTGCTTCACTTTCGCCTCCTTCTCTGTCATCCTGCTACGTGAGCCTCACCCTTCTTTTCTCTTCatgcggtggcgatggtggtggtggaggcggtgttAAGTGGCTgtgaaggagagcgagacagGCGCCACGTAAAAGCGCCGTGACATTCCCTGTCACTTCTCCGCTTTCTCGCGTTGTCCGGCTGAGTCGTCTTTCAACTCTTGGTTGTCTTGCTGTGCTTTACTGGACGTGCTCGGGAGCATCTGTGCGTGCCCGCCAGCTGCTGTTTTCTTTGTTGAATGAATgcacggtgtgtgtgtgtggggaggggggggccTGAGCCGCCCCAAAGGTGTGGATGCACCTGGTGACGCTTGGCGTGGTGGGAGCGGGTGGCGGGTCGAGTTTGAGACAAGGGCCGTGCTCTCAGATGGCTGAGTCGGTGTACGGCTGTAACGCGTCTGTCTAGGGCggcttcgcaccacgcggtgGGGGGCCTGTGCCAGACCGGGTTGAGTGGAGTAGAGCTCATGCTGTATGGCAGAATAGATACGTTGAAGGGCAAAAGTAACATAGCTCTGCGGCCAATGTCTATGCCTGGCTTATACTCCACTCCTGCGTTTCGCGCAAGGCTTCTTTGCTTCGATGATGACGCGATGGGCGCTACTAAAGGACCTCCTTCTTTGTGGCCTTCGACACCCTTCGCTCCATTCTGAGCACGGAGCTGCATTCTTGGCTCTCCTGCTCGGTTGTGCCGGGTGCTACGCACGACGTGTCGCACTTCAGAAGCCGCAGAAAGTGGTGAAGCAGCCCCGGGGAAAGTTGAACGTCGTGAGGATAGATGAGATCCGACAAGCAAAGACAGACAAAGTAGGTCACCTGCACCTGTCGTACAGCTGATCCCCGGCACCCCGCTAGGGAGGCAAGGGCGTAGAGAGGCATTAGCGAGTATCTCCGGCCAACGACCTTGTCTTGTTTGAGAATAGCATTCATTAGGCTGCTGTTCCTCGTGGCTGTCACAGATGACTGTGTGGGCATTTGACAGGAAGGCGAAACGCCTCGCGCACAGCTAGCGGCGCACCCACTCGTGTCCTCTCCGCCGTTTCCATGGTCTCCTCAACTCTCCTTGTCcttgtttttctttcgctttctGTCGTGTTGCTCTCGTCCCCGTAGTgagacggaggcgcagggggaggggagggtggtggcCGCGTCGAATGTTCTGGTTGTCTGTCCGTCGCCGCCCGCCCTTTTCTTCAACCTTGTGTTGTCTCTTCGTCTCTCATGCAATCTCTTGCCATCCCTGAAGCTGTGTATCGTATCCCGCAGTTTGGACGGGGAGACTAAAGCGATGAGGGCCAGGGTAGCGGAGGTGACGAGGCCGAAAACTGCGACCGTCACACGCATATCATAGCAGATATACATGACTTGCGGTGCCCATGTAGTTCAAGCTTTCTCCTTATCGCTAGGCTTTTTTATTTCGGCTCTCTATCTCCTACTGCGCTGCTCCCCTTTCTCGCACGCCCTTGAGAATCTTCGGTGTAGTTGACGCATTAGCACTGTTGTGTGGTGTGCTTACGGCAAAACCTTCAGTGGCGCGTGCCGCCTCAATGCAGCAAGGGGCAGAGATCGACGTGGGCCTGGTGGCTGATCCCGAGGGGCGCCGGGGTGCGCGCATCATAGCGCAGAGGCTCCGCAAAATCGTCTTCCCTGGTGTCGTGGACACTTTTTGCCTCAACGAGCTTCATGACACGGTCGACCTCACTGCACTGGTCTCCATGGGTATCCGGGAGTTCTTGCGAGCTGGCGTGTTCATCACAGGGCAGGCGGCCTCTCTCTATGCCGGCCCAGCGCTCTTCCTGACCTTTTGTGCATTTTTCGCGCCTCGTCAACGGCTTGTGATTCGCTGTACTTTTGGCCATGGTGCCTGTGGCGGAGAGCACCTACACCCTATGTCCCTCTCGCCTGGGTGAGGGGGGCGGCTCGCGGCCTGCATGGTGGCTGTTTGCCCGACATTGGAGAATTTGCTCTGGGACTCAGCCGTGGCGGGGAGGTGGTCagcgagcgtgtgcgcgcagctgcggacGTGGAAGGTGCAGTTCTCGGAGTGTTCCTCCCACGCCACGACTGTGGTCGAGGACTTCCGCTTTGCCTCTTCAGGGGGTGGTGCTAAACCCGCCTACGGTTTTCATTGGCGCTGTGGTCACGGCGGTCCTCTAAGCAGGTATTCAGAAGTCTGCGTCGATGAACAATGTGTTTGTGGGGGTGTAACTAGGgttgcgctgccgctctgccgACTGTGGGTTCCACCCCACAGCCAAACACTGGGGTCTCCTCCGCAACAGCCTGTCTCCCTTCGCTTTCCTCCCAATGAGGGCTCCTTCGACTGCTTTGGGTGTCAACGGCATTTTCCGCTGAGCCGGTGTTGTCGTCTTCGCTTACGTTAGCTTCGGCGCTATCTGTGCCACCGCTCGGGAATGcaagccgccgcagcgtggCTTCTCTCACGCAgcctggtgctgccgctctgAATTGGCACCTTGTGCTACTGTGCGGTGATGCTGGCCCTGGCCGGCATGATGGCCTACCACCTGCTCAGCGTCGATGACCCAGTGCCCAAGGCGCTGGTGCATGTGCATACCCCGTTCCTGCGGCACGTGCTCACGGACACAGGCACCATCACGGGACTGACGTCAGCGCGTCCCATGTTGCTCTCTGCCATGCAGCACCTCCTACTGACCCTGCCAGAAGAGAGCCTGATCTCCTCAGCCCTCGCTCGCGTGCGCACACTCCACCGGTGTAGTTCACAGCTTCGCTTTGCTGCGATTGGGGCGACGCGGTCACCAAAAGAAAAGATCCCAATGCACATTTTTCAATAACCGGCCGTAGAGGAAGGGTCCGCAGAAGCACCTAGATGTGTAGC harbors:
- a CDS encoding UV excision repair RAD23-like protein produces the protein MKVILKTITGKQHEVDVEATSTILDVKKLLEDEYEPASLRLCFNGAVLEDSKMLADAGIKDNDSLVLAGRKRKIPKPPAPQSAEPSKTEAAPESSAPASSATPPPAMSTPVLATTSPATSATPVDPPAPAVPTAATAPAAPVASTTPAAPAVPAAPAASVTNTYGVAPNLIDEVASMGFEDRNQIALALRAAFMNVERAVEYLFEGIPPHLVEELAPFSAPAPPAAAPGALNPSASSATAAAPVSASPASATTPSTTESEMRAALSRIPQFDEIRILYNQNTDTLPVVMQQIALRHPAIYEQIERDPETFLSIMAESGQPGTASAPSGSAAPSTGQAVVGDAEGSSFMNQLQSGLELTAEDRTAVQQLVELGGGMWDEQSAVLVYLATQRNQEVAASVLFEHGGVPAELLAEIATQMVDEEAEDYEDEQ